The sequence below is a genomic window from Streptomyces sp. NBC_00582.
CGCCGTGTACTGCGCGCTCGTCGCGGAGGACGTCAGACACGGGCTGCGCCTCGCGGTGAACCAGGGCGGCCCCTCCGCCCCGACCGCCGGTCTCACCGGCGGGCTGCTCGGTGCCCTGCACGGCGAGACGGCCCTCCCGCCGGCCTGGCTGGCCGAGCTGGAGGGCCGTCCCACGATCCTGGAACTCGCCGACGACTTCGCGATGGAGATGACCCAGGGTCCGGCCCTGCACAACCCGGCGGGCGCGTCACCGGGGTGGCTGGCCCGGTACCCGAGAGGGACCTGACCGGGCCCTTTCGTCAGTCCTTGGCGGGTGCCGGTACGGCGTCCCGCGGGCCCGGGACGGCCGCCGCCGCGCCCGAGGAGTCGCCGTCCGTGTTGATCTTCTCGATGAGGGCGAGCCGCTCCGGGGTGTCCTCCGGCTTGATGAAGCCGACGAGGATGTAGAGGACGAGGGAGACGGCCAGCGGGATCGAGACCTGGTACTGGAGCGGGACCCCGCCGTCCACGCGCTCGTCGATCGGGTAGTTGACCAGGTAGAAGGCCAGCAGCCCCATGGACCAGCTGGCCAGGGCCGCGGTCGGGCCGGAACGGCGGAACGGCCGCAGCAGGCCCAGCATCATCGGGATCGCCATCGGGCCCATGAGCCCGGCCACCCACTTGATGACGACGGTGATGATGTCCTTGAAGGTGGGGGAGTTGACCTGGGTGGCCGCCGCCATGGACAGGCCGAGGAAGACCACGGTCGTGATCCGGGCGACCCGCAGCCCCTGCCCCTGGCTCCAGGTGCGGGCCCGGCGCCACACCACCGGCGCGCAGTCCCGGGTGAACACGGCGGCGATCGCGTTGGCGTCGGAGGAGCACATCGCCATGGTGTGCGAGAAGAAACCGACGACGACCAGGCCCAGCAGACCGTGCGGCAGGAGCTGTTCGGTCATCAGGCCGTAGGAGTCGGAGCCGTCCGGCTTCTGCGCGGTGACCAGCAGCGGTGACATCCACATGGGGAAGAACAGCACGACCGGCCACACCAGCCACAGCACCGCCGAGAGCCGTGCCGACCGCTCGGCCTCCCGGGCGTTGGCGGTGGCCATGTACCGCTGGGCCTGGTTGAGCATGCCGCCGTTGTACTCGAAGAGCTTGATGAAGAGGAAGGCGAGCAGGAAGACCGTGCCGTACGGGCCGACGAGCGGTTTCCCGTGGCCCTGGAGGGCCGGCTCGTCCCAGGCGCCGAAGAACCCGATGCCCTTGTCGTTCAGCTTCAGGACGACCGCCACGAACATCGCGACACCGGCCAGCAACTGGATGACGAACTGGCCGAGTTCGGTGAGCGCGTCCGCCCACAGGCCGCCGATCGTGCAGTACACGGCGGTGATGGCGCCCGTGATGAGGATGCCCTGGTTGAGGGTGATGCCGGTGAAGACGGACAGCAGGGTGGCGATGGCGGCCCACTTGGCGCCCACGTCCACGATCTTCAGCAGCATCCCGGACCAGGCGAGCGCCTGCTGGGTCTTCAGGTCGTAGCGGTTCTTCAGGTACTCGAGCGGGGAAGCGACCCGCAGGCGTGAGCGCAGCCGGTTGATGCGCGGCGCGAACAGCTTGGAGCCGATCGCGATGCCGAGGGCGATGGGGAAGGACCAGGTGACGAAGGAGGTGACGCCGTAGGTGTAGGCGATGCCCGCGTACCCGGTGAACATCACCGCGCTGTAGCCCGACATGTGGTGCGAGATCCCGGACAGCCACCAGGGCATCTTGCCGCCCGCGGTGAAGAAGTCGCTGACGTCGTCGACGCGTTTGTGCGACCAGACGCCGATGGCGATCATCACGCCGAAATAGCCGATGAGCACGGCCCAGTCGAGACCGTTCATATGCGTCCTCCCAGGGTTCGGCCCGGCGCTCATCGTGGGCGCTGTCGCATGAACACGACAAGTAACCGTCAGGTCAAAGGGAGGTAAAGGTATTCGGCATGATGGCCTGAGTTCATCTACATGAACTGGCTGTCATCGTGTCACCGCATCAGCTCCCCAGCGTTGACCAGCAACGACTGCCCGGTGATCGCCCGCGCCCGGTCCGAGGCCAGGAACACCGCCGCGTCCGCGACGTCCCCGTCCGTGGCCAGCTCCGGCAGGGCCATCCGGTCGGTGAGGCGCGCGAGGACCTCGCCCTCCGGTACGCCCTCCGTCGCCGCGGTGAAGTGGACGTAGGCCTGGACCGGAGGACCCCACATCCAGCCGGGCAGGACCGTGTTGACCCGGACGCGGTGCGGGCCGAGCTCCCGCGCCAGCGAGTACATCGCGCTCGTCAGCGCGCCCTTGGAGGCCGCGTACGCCGCCTGCCGCACCTGGGAGGGGGCCGCGACCGCGGACTGCGTGCCGATGAAGACCACCGATCCGCCCCGCGCCTTGAGGCCGGGCAGACAGGCCCGGGTGATCCGCAGCGAGCCCAGCAGGTTCACGTCGAGGACCGACTGCCAGGTCGTGAAGTCCGCGTCCTCGAGTCCGCCGAAGTAGGAGTCCCAGGCGGCGACCTGGATCACCGCGTCGATTCCCCCGAACCGCTCCAGCGCCACCCCCGCCAGCGCCTCGCACTGCCCCTCGTCGGTGATGTCGGTCGCCCGCCACGCGGTGTGCGTCCCGTCCGGATCGATCTCCGCCGCGCTCTTGGCGAGGTTCGCCTCGGTCCGCGCGGCCAGCACGGCGTTCCCCCCGTCCCGTACGACCGCCGCGGCGACCTGGTGGCCCAGGCCCGCCCCGACCCCCGAGACGACGACCGTCCTGTCCGCGAGCAGTGACATCGGGACCTCCCTGACCCTGGCGCATTGTCTGACGGAGCGTCAGAGTATGGTCCGGCCGCCGAGGAAGGGGAAGACGCATGAGCGAGGAGACCCGCAGCGAGACGTACGCCGAGCTGGCCGCCGTAGGCCCCTACGGCGTCCGCCCCGGCCACGCCCTGATCACCATGGTCGAACCGCACCCGGGCCACGAGTACGCCTACAACCGCTGGTACGAGGACGACCACTACTACGCCGGCGCGATGGCCATGCCCTGGATGTACGCCGGACGCAGATGGGTGGCGACCCGGGACCTGCAACTCCTGCGCTCCCCGGAGAAGTCCGCGATCGCCCGGCCCGTCACCGCCGGCTGCTACCTCTCCGTCTACTGGATCACCGCCGGCCGCTACGACGACCACATGAAGTGGACGGTCGCCATCAACAAACGCCTCAACCGGGACGCCCGGGTCTACCAGGACCGCACCCATGTCTTCACGGCGTTCCAGGACCACGAGGCGACCGTCTACCGCGACGGCGCGGCCGGCCCCCGCGACCACCACGCCCTCGACCACCCCTACGCCGGCCTGGTCCTGGAGGTCGTCGACACCGACGGCCCCGGACAGCGCACCGAACTCCTGGAGTGGCTGCGCACCCGCCACCTCCCGGAACACCTCGCCGGCTCCCCGGCGGCCATGGTCACCGTCTTCCGCCCCACCCCCCTCCCCGGCGACCGCATGACCTACGTCAAACAGGTCGAGGGCGTCGACACCCGGCTGACCCTGCTGTGGTTCCTGGAAGGGGACCCGAGGGAGTGCTGGGAGGACCGCTTCACGGGCCTGGAGGCGGAGATCACGGCGTCGGGCCTGGGCCGGCTGGAGCTGCTGGCCCCGTTCGTGCCGACGATTCCGGGAACGGACCGCTATGTGGCGGACCTGAGATGACAACGGCACCCCGGCCCCACCGCGGACGGGTGGTGGGTGGGCATAGGCCGGGGGTCCGGGGGGCGGGAGCCCCCCTGCTACGGCCACCCCGGCTCAGGGTGACTTCAACTCGTCGGGACACGGAGTGCCGCGCGGCAACTGGTACGGCGCGGCAAGCCGGTACACCCCGGCCTTCGGGGCCAGCAGCACCGTCCACTTGTCCCCCTGCGGGTCCTCCTCCGTCTCGTACAGGCACCCGTTCACGTTCGTGTAGGACTTCGGCTCGCCCTCCGCCCGGTGCTTGGACGCCTCCGTCTCCTGCGGAGCCTTCAGGCTCTTGCCCTCCGCGTCGACGACGCTCAGCCACGGCGAGTACGGGATCCGGATCAGGACCCGGCCCGCCTTCTTCACGTCGATCGTCATCTCGCCCTGCTCGGCCCGCTGCACGACCGCGTGGGGCTCGGCGAGCGGCGCCGGGTCGGTGACCTTGAAGAGCTGCCAGTCGGCGTCGCCCCAGATCTGCTCCAGATAGGGCAGCCCCCGCTGGATCAGCTCCCGCTCCCGTTCCCCGCCGTCCCCGTCCAGCGCCTCCTTGGGGACGACGACGTAGTGCACGGCCCACCGCTGGAGCCACTCGTGGTAGTTCGCGGAGTTCAGCGTGTCGTCGTAGAAGAGGGGGTTGCGCTCCATGTCGGCCTGCCGGTTCCAGCCCCGGGCCAGGTTGACGTACGGCGCGAGCGCGGAGGCCTCGCGGTGGGAGCGGGCCGGGACGACCTCGACGCGGCCCTTCTCGGCGCCGACGCCCTGCAGTTCGTTCACGAGCGGCGCCAGCTCACGCGCCCAGGAGGCCGCCGGGGTCGTACGGATGACGTCGTCGACCGACTTGAAGCCGATCCAGCCGACGAACCCGAGCGACGCCACGACGATGACGTACCACTTGCGGCTGCGCGGCACCGCGAACGGCAGCGCGGCCGCCAGCACCACCCCCGAGAACAGCATCGCGAGCCGGGTGATGTTGGACCCGATCTGCGAGCTGATCAACCACACCCCGAGCACCCCGAGGCCGTACACCGCCGCCGTGATCCGTACGGTCTTCCAGTCGTGCGGGACGACGAAGAACACGATCGCCGCGTAGATGAACGGCAGTGACGCCGAGCCGATCGACATCGGCTGGGTGCCGGAGAAGGGGAACAGCCAGGCGGAGACGGCGACGACGGCGGTCGGCGCGAGACCGAGGGCCCAGGCGCCGGGCCGCCGCTTCTGAAGGAACAGCGCGGCCGCGACGATGCCCACGAACAGCCCCGCCACCGGCGAGCCCATCGTGGCGAGCGCGGCGAGCGGGGCCGCGCACAGCGCCTTCGCCCAGCGTTTGTAGCGCCAGCGGTACGGCCAGCAGAACACGACGGCCACGGCGGCGAGCGCGAACATGTTGCCGAGGCCGAAGGTGACCCGCCCGGACGCGGCGTTGCACAGGAGGGCGAAGACCCCGGCGAGCGCCGGCCAGACCGGGTTCTTCACCGGGCGGCAGCGCAGCAGGACGAGTGTGAGCAGGCCGGCCGACAGGGTGCCGGCGATCATCATCGTCGTACGGACGCCGAGGACGGACATCAGATACGGCGAGATGACGCTGTACGACACCGGGTGCATCCCGCCGTACCAGGCGAGGTTGTACGCGGAGTCGGGGTGCCGGCCGACGAACTCCGCCCAGGCGTCCTGCGCCGCGAGATCGCCGCCGCTGTTCGCGAACGTGAAGAACCAGATGAGGTGCACGATCCCGGACAGCGCGGTGACGGAGAGCACCAGGTGCCGGCGCAGGAAGCCGCCGAGGCGGGCGAGCGCGGCGCGCGGCCACGCCTTCGCCGGGTCCTGCGGCGCGGTGGCCTCCGCCGAGGCCTTCGTCGGTGCCGTCACGGCGTCGGGTGGGTCATGGTCGTGGGGGTCATGGTCGTGGGCGGCATGGTCGTGCTCACCGGACTGGGGTGCGGGCACCCGGATGCGCGGGCCGGTGTCCGGGCCCGGACCGGTGTCGTCGGCGCGTGTCGGCTCCGCAGTGGCCACCTGAAGGCACTCCCCGTGTCCCGTCTTCTGTTCTCGGCCGCGTCCTGTTCGCGTCCACTTCACGGCAGCGTCCTTGCGGCCGGCGACCTGTCCCGTTTCGCGACGCTAGCACGCACCCCGCCGGGCGGCTGCCCGGCGGGGTGGCGAGAGGTACGGACGAGGCCGACGGGTCAGCTCAGACGGGTCAGCTTGTCCGGGAGGCCCGGCTCGACGAGATCGCTCTCCAGGGCGACCGGCACCTTCACGGCGCCGCCGGTGCCGTCCCCGACGGTGAGCGTGCCCACCTGGGTGCCGGCCTTCGCGGTGTGCGGGACCTCGTCGGCGGCGAACCTCAGCCGCACGGTCAGACCGGCCCAGCCGACCGCCGTGACGTCCTTGGTGACGACGACCGGGGTGTGGCCGCCGAGCTTGTCGTCCACGTACCCGACGACATCGCCCTTCTTCAGGATCTTCGCCGAGGTCAGCGCGTCCTCCGCGGCGGACAGGGCCGTCTTGCTGACCTCGTTGACCGTCTTGAGGATGGTCGGCTTGTGCTGGCCGAGGATCGCGCCGACGACGGTGACCGTCTCACCGCCGACCTCCTTGCGGGCGGCGAAGAGCAGGTTGCCGCCGGCCGCGGTGGTGGAGCCGGTCTTGATGCCGATCGCGCCCATCTTGAAGGGGAGCTCGTTGTAGTTGGGCCAGTTGGTGCCGGAGGGGTCCGTCCAGCTCGCCGCGCTGGTGATCGCCACGAGCGCCGGGATCTTCACGACCGCGTTGCCGAGCTTCACCTGGTCCTCGGCGGTGGAGACGGTGGTCTCCTTCAGCCCGGAGGGGTCGGTGTACGTCGTGTTCGACATCCCGAGCTCCTTGGCGGCGGCGTTCATCTTCTTGACGAACGCGGCCTCCGTGCCCCCGTCCCAGCGGGCCAGCAGCCGGGCGATGTTGTTGGCGGACGGGATCATGATTGCCGAGAGGGCCTGCTGGAGGGTGAGCTTGTCGCCCTCCTTGACGCTGTCGAGGGTGGACTCGCCGCTCTGGTTGTAGCCGCCCTCCTTCTCGGCGGTGGCGTCGACGGTGATGCTCGGACCGTCGGCGCCCGTCTTGAGGGGGTGGTCCTTGAGGACGACGTACGCGGTCATCGTCTTGGCCACCGAGCCGATGGCGACGGGCGTCTGCTTGCCGAAGCTGTCCATCGTGCCGACGCCGTCGACGTCCATCCAGCCCTGGCCCTCGTCCGGCCACGGCAGGGAGAGCTTGCCGCCCTCGAAGGTGTACGCGTCCTTCGCGGTGAGCGTCAGCGCGGTCGCCGGGAGCGGGCGGACGGCCTGCACGACTGCAAACACGATCGCCAGCAGGATGACCAGCGGCGTCCAGATCTTGACCCGCCGGCCGAGCGTGCGCATCGGGGTCGGAGGGGGCGGCGGGGTGTTGGTCAGCTCCGCCAGCAGGTCCAGCGGCGGCTTCGGCGGCAGCGGCTGCTGGGTCGTCCGCTCGGGGCCGATCTGCGGCACCAGCGCGGTGACGGCCGTGATGTCCCCGGACGCCTTGGGCGGGCGCGGCTCGTCGAGCGGCTTGAGTGCGACGAACTTGCTGGTCCGCTCGGCGGGGGGAGGCGTCTCGGACCTCTCGGCCGCCTTGCCGGAAGCCTTCGGCTCGTCGGCCTTCGGCTCGTCCCGCTCGGTCTCGTCCGGCTTCGGCTTGAGGGCCCCGCCCAGCTTGAGCATGGTGGTCGGCTGGTCGACCGTGGGCTTGGGGCGCGGGGCCTTGAAGATGGCGGTGGGCTGGTCGACGGGGGAGTGGTCGGCCTTGTCGCCGTCCTCCGCCGTCTCCTCCCGCTCGTCGTCCTTGGCGGAACCGGAGGCCCACTTGGGGACGGGCTTGGCGGAAGGAGCGTCGACGGCGTCCGGCTCGGCGTCCGCCTCGCCGTCGCTCTCGTCGACCTCGGGCTCGTCCTCGCTCTCGGGCTCGTCCTCGCTCTCGGGCTCGTCCTCGCTCTCGGGCTCGTCCTCGACCTCGGGTTCGTCCTCGACGTCAGGCTCGTCCTCGACCTCGACCTCGGATTCGGCCTCGGGCTCGGTGTCGGACTCAGCCTCGGCCTCGGAGCCGGCGTCACCGTCCTCGTCCTGAACCTCGTCCTGAACCTCGTCCCGGATCTCGGCCGCGTCCCGGATCTCGTCCTGGATCTCGTCCTGGATCTCGGCTGCGTCTCGGACCTCGTCCTGGATCTCGTCCTGGATCTCGGCGTCCTGGACCTCGTCCTGGACCTCGTCCCGGACCTCACCCCCGGCCGCGTCCTCGAGCTCCTCTGACGCGGAGGTGTCCGGAGTGGAGTCCTCCGCATCTCCCGCGCCGCCGTTCTCGTCGGCGTCGCCCGCGGAGCCCTCCGAGGCGCCCTCGGCGTCCTCGTGGCTCTCGGAGGCGTCGGAGTCGGCCCCGGCGGACCCGGAGCCCCCAGAAGGGCTCTCAGCGCTTTCCGCGGCGCCGTCCACGCCCTCGGCACCGTCGGCCTCGGGAACCGCGTCCTCGACCTCCGGACGAGCGTCCTGAGGGTCCTCGATCTCCAGTTCGCGTACGGAGAAGACCCGAGTCGCCGTGTCCACACCGCCCCGTGAGGCGGCCTCAGAAGCCGGGGCTCCGCTCTCCCGGGCCACGGCGACCCGCGGATCGCGAACCTCGCGGGCCTCGCGTGCCTCGGGAACCGTACCCGCGCTCCCCGACGTCGGTTCCGCCGACGACTCGCGCTGCTTCGACCTGTCGGGGGACTCGCCCGCCACCGATGCCTCCTTGTGCCTGCCGAACCGTGAACGCCCGCCCTGGACCCGCCTCGGGGCGCTGTCCGAACCATGTACCAGTGTCCTGTGTAGAGGGCTTGGCTCCTGCGGTAGACGAGAACGACATACCTACTGGTTCCACTACAAACAGGTCACGCACCCTCGACAGACCAATGTGAGAGGGGTCACCCTGTCATTCATCCACGCGGGGAGGCATGGATGGGCAGGAGCCGCAGAACGATTCCGGAAGAGCTTCTTCTGCTGGCGTTGGACCCGACCACGGGTACCACCGCACAGCCGCAGTCGCTCGACCTTGGTCTGGCCGGAGCACAGCTAGTGGAGCTGGCGCTGGCCGGACGGATAGCCCCGGACGGGGATCGTATCGCCGTGGTGTCCCCACGGCCGACAGGAGATCCAACACTGGACTGCGCGTTGGAGTTGCTGCGAAGGCGTGGCGCTCCGGTACGGGCCGTCCACTGGATCGGCGGGCCGCGTCTCGGGCTTCGCCAGACCTACCTCTCGCATCTGGAGCGGTGCGGCATGGTGCATGCCGTGGCGGGTCAGATGTGCGGGGTGCTGCCGACCACTCGCTACCAGGCGACGGACACCGAGATCAGCCGGGAGATCAGGGCCCGGCTGGACTCCGCGATCCGCACCGGCGTACCGCCGGACCCGCGGACCGCGGCGCTCGCCGCACTGGCGCACGCGGTCGGCCTCGGCAAGCACCTGTACCCGGGGAACGAGGGACGCTCGTCCCGCTCCCGGCTGCGGGACCTGATCAGGCACGACCCCATGGGCGGTCTCGTCGCGCACGCCGTGATGGACGTCCAGAACGGTGCGGCGGCCCAGCCGCGCCGCAGCCCGGCGGCCCCGGCCGGCCGGCAGACCGGACCGGGCGGACGGCCCGTACCGGAACCCGCCCGTGGAGTTCCGGCACAACCGCGCCGCGGCCCGATGGCGCGTGTCGTGGCCCACTGAGCCGCAGTTCCGCGACACACCCGCCGGAGCACCGGCACGCACGACCCGTATGGCCCGTATCACCCGTATGACCCGTTCGGGAGCCGCCGCGGCCCGCGCGGGGTGGTGACGCCGTAGGTCCTTCGTGACACACGGCGTCGCCGCCCCGCGCGGACGCATGTCCGGGCCGTGCCCCGAACTGGCGTGTAGCGGCCGCATATCCACCGTTTTCCAGCGGTACAAAGCACCTTGGTGGCAGTCTGCTCAACAGCAGATACGCAAAGTGTCATGACAGGCATGCAGCCGGAGGTGCGCGTCCCGTGACGTCCAATGTCAATCCCACGGTCAGGCGACGCCGGTTGGGCCAGGAACTGCGCCGGCTCCGTGAGGAGAAGGGCATGACGGCCGAACAGGTCGCCGAGCGCCTGCTCGTGTCCCAGTCGAAGATCAGCCGTCTCGAGAACGGCCGGCGCAGCATCAGCCAGCGTGATGTGCGCGACCTCTGCGGAGTCTACGAGGTCGAGGACCAGCGCATGGTCGAATCGCTGATGGAAATGGCGAAGGACTCCCGGCAGCAGGGCTGGTGGCATGCCTTCGGCGACATTCCCTACAGCGTGTACATCGGCCTGGAGACCGACGCCGAGTCGCTGCGGGTGTACGAACCCCAGACCGTCACCGGCCTGTTGCAGACCCGGGCGTACGCCGAGGCCATCATCCGGGGCGCGTTGCCCGAGCGGCCGGAGGCCGAGGTCGACAAGCGGGTGCAGGTGCGGCTGCGGCGGCAGGAACGAATCACCAACGAGGACGGCCCGCTGCGGCTGTGGGTGGTGCTGGACGAGGCGGCCCTGCGCCGGGTGGTCGGCAGCCGGCTGGTGATGCGTGAGCAACTGGAGCACCTCGCCGAGATGTCGAGGCTTCCGCATGTCACCGTGCAGGTGCTGCCGTTCGAGGTCGGCGCCCATCCCGGCCTCAACGGCCAGTACACGATCCTGGAGTTCGCCGACGCCTCCGACTCCAGCGTGGTCTACATCGAGGGCGTGACGAGCGATCTGTACCTGGAGAAGGCGTACGACGTCCAGCAGTACTCGGTGATGTACGAGCACCTGCGGGCGCAGGCGCTGAACGTGGAGCACTCGCGCCGGGTCATCGACGACCTGGCGAAGGATTACGCGCGATGACCCCCGTGGAACGCGTTCGGAGCGTGCGGCGGGGGAGGGTACACCACTGACACGCTCGACTGGAAGACTCACCCGGAATATGCCATTCGACCGAGTGAATGACTCCTCCGATTAGCGGGGTTGGCGAGTAGCGTCGATCACGCCAACGATCACCGACGTTGGCGCAAAACCGTGACTCGCCAACTGGCTAACGGAGCAATCAATGGCAATTCGTCTGGGCGCCACGGAAACGTGGACGACGTCCTCCTACACCAACGGCAACGGCGCCTGTGTGATGGTCAGGTCGACCATCCTCGAGACGCTGGAGCTCGGGGACACCAAGATCCCCGAGGGTCCCAAGCTGGCCTTCCCGGCCGGCGCGTGGAACGCCTTCGTGGCGTCGGTGAAGGAGTAGGGCGAGGAACGTTCTGAGCAACGCCCCGGTCCGTCTTCGACCATCGCACAGCCACCGACAGAGCCCTCTCGACAAGATCGCCGTCCTTGCCGAGGGGGCTCGGCCTGTTCGGTCCTAACCGCGCCTGACGGGGAACGCCACGTCGCACACCGGGTCCCCGGGCCCGGCCGCGTCCCAGTCGGCGAAGTAGATCTCACGGCACGGGCCGTCGTACTCCCAGCCCTCCCGCCTCATCCACGCCTCCACCGCCTCGAACGCGGCGATGATCTGCGGGTGGGCGACCTGCGCCTTGCTGATCCGGGTGTACGCCAACCGCCGGGCCGGCTCCACCCGGACCTCGGTCCCCCGGGAACGCCCCTGGGCGGCCGCCCAGGCCCGGGCCGCCGCCTCGTCGGCGACCGGCACACAGGACTCCGCCGGTCCGTCGCTCTCCATGGACACCTCGGCGTGATACGCCACGAACGGCGCGCCGGTGGTACCCCCGCACGCGTCCGCCGCCGCCTCCAGCCGGCCGAGGGCGGCGGGGATCCAGGCGGGCAGCTCGTCCGCCAGCACATGCCGCGTCTCGGTGATGATCACCTGCTCGGGCAGGTCGACGATCGCGACCTCGAACTTCTCGTACATCTCGGAGTTCCTCCCCGACAGTCGTCCACGGAGGTACTCGGCGAGCGTGCGCCGGGCGGCGAACCGGGCCTCGGCCTCCGCCCAGTAGGCGGCGAGCCGGTCGGCGCCCTCGGCGCCACCGGTCTCGACCACCTCCGCGATCCGGGCCAGCGGCATGTCGAGCTGCCGCAGCATCGCCACCAGCCGGGCCCGGTCCACCTGGCCGGCGCGGTAGTAGCGGTAGCCGCTGACCTCGTCGACCCGGGCCGGGGCCAACAGGCCGAGGCGGTCGTAGAGACGCAGCGCCTTGGCCGTGAGGCGGGCCCGCGCGGCGAACGCGCCGATGGTCAGCAGTTCGTCGTCGTCGCGTACGTTCACCTGGTCATCCTCCGTCACCGGGCGGTCTGTTCCACCCGGCGACGAGGAGACTCCGCCTTGCCCCAGGGACAAGGTCAAGCGATCCGGGCCGTCAGGC
It includes:
- a CDS encoding sodium:solute symporter family protein: MNGLDWAVLIGYFGVMIAIGVWSHKRVDDVSDFFTAGGKMPWWLSGISHHMSGYSAVMFTGYAGIAYTYGVTSFVTWSFPIALGIAIGSKLFAPRINRLRSRLRVASPLEYLKNRYDLKTQQALAWSGMLLKIVDVGAKWAAIATLLSVFTGITLNQGILITGAITAVYCTIGGLWADALTELGQFVIQLLAGVAMFVAVVLKLNDKGIGFFGAWDEPALQGHGKPLVGPYGTVFLLAFLFIKLFEYNGGMLNQAQRYMATANAREAERSARLSAVLWLVWPVVLFFPMWMSPLLVTAQKPDGSDSYGLMTEQLLPHGLLGLVVVGFFSHTMAMCSSDANAIAAVFTRDCAPVVWRRARTWSQGQGLRVARITTVVFLGLSMAAATQVNSPTFKDIITVVIKWVAGLMGPMAIPMMLGLLRPFRRSGPTAALASWSMGLLAFYLVNYPIDERVDGGVPLQYQVSIPLAVSLVLYILVGFIKPEDTPERLALIEKINTDGDSSGAAAAVPGPRDAVPAPAKD
- a CDS encoding DUF397 domain-containing protein codes for the protein MAIRLGATETWTTSSYTNGNGACVMVRSTILETLELGDTKIPEGPKLAFPAGAWNAFVASVKE
- a CDS encoding SDR family oxidoreductase, with product MSLLADRTVVVSGVGAGLGHQVAAAVVRDGGNAVLAARTEANLAKSAAEIDPDGTHTAWRATDITDEGQCEALAGVALERFGGIDAVIQVAAWDSYFGGLEDADFTTWQSVLDVNLLGSLRITRACLPGLKARGGSVVFIGTQSAVAAPSQVRQAAYAASKGALTSAMYSLARELGPHRVRVNTVLPGWMWGPPVQAYVHFTAATEGVPEGEVLARLTDRMALPELATDGDVADAAVFLASDRARAITGQSLLVNAGELMR
- a CDS encoding helix-turn-helix domain-containing protein, whose translation is MTSNVNPTVRRRRLGQELRRLREEKGMTAEQVAERLLVSQSKISRLENGRRSISQRDVRDLCGVYEVEDQRMVESLMEMAKDSRQQGWWHAFGDIPYSVYIGLETDAESLRVYEPQTVTGLLQTRAYAEAIIRGALPERPEAEVDKRVQVRLRRQERITNEDGPLRLWVVLDEAALRRVVGSRLVMREQLEHLAEMSRLPHVTVQVLPFEVGAHPGLNGQYTILEFADASDSSVVYIEGVTSDLYLEKAYDVQQYSVMYEHLRAQALNVEHSRRVIDDLAKDYAR
- a CDS encoding MFS transporter; the protein is MATAEPTRADDTGPGPDTGPRIRVPAPQSGEHDHAAHDHDPHDHDPPDAVTAPTKASAEATAPQDPAKAWPRAALARLGGFLRRHLVLSVTALSGIVHLIWFFTFANSGGDLAAQDAWAEFVGRHPDSAYNLAWYGGMHPVSYSVISPYLMSVLGVRTTMMIAGTLSAGLLTLVLLRCRPVKNPVWPALAGVFALLCNAASGRVTFGLGNMFALAAVAVVFCWPYRWRYKRWAKALCAAPLAALATMGSPVAGLFVGIVAAALFLQKRRPGAWALGLAPTAVVAVSAWLFPFSGTQPMSIGSASLPFIYAAIVFFVVPHDWKTVRITAAVYGLGVLGVWLISSQIGSNITRLAMLFSGVVLAAALPFAVPRSRKWYVIVVASLGFVGWIGFKSVDDVIRTTPAASWARELAPLVNELQGVGAEKGRVEVVPARSHREASALAPYVNLARGWNRQADMERNPLFYDDTLNSANYHEWLQRWAVHYVVVPKEALDGDGGERERELIQRGLPYLEQIWGDADWQLFKVTDPAPLAEPHAVVQRAEQGEMTIDVKKAGRVLIRIPYSPWLSVVDAEGKSLKAPQETEASKHRAEGEPKSYTNVNGCLYETEEDPQGDKWTVLLAPKAGVYRLAAPYQLPRGTPCPDELKSP
- a CDS encoding MerR family transcriptional regulator; the protein is MTEDDQVNVRDDDELLTIGAFAARARLTAKALRLYDRLGLLAPARVDEVSGYRYYRAGQVDRARLVAMLRQLDMPLARIAEVVETGGAEGADRLAAYWAEAEARFAARRTLAEYLRGRLSGRNSEMYEKFEVAIVDLPEQVIITETRHVLADELPAWIPAALGRLEAAADACGGTTGAPFVAYHAEVSMESDGPAESCVPVADEAAARAWAAAQGRSRGTEVRVEPARRLAYTRISKAQVAHPQIIAAFEAVEAWMRREGWEYDGPCREIYFADWDAAGPGDPVCDVAFPVRRG
- a CDS encoding GOLPH3/VPS74 family protein is translated as MGRSRRTIPEELLLLALDPTTGTTAQPQSLDLGLAGAQLVELALAGRIAPDGDRIAVVSPRPTGDPTLDCALELLRRRGAPVRAVHWIGGPRLGLRQTYLSHLERCGMVHAVAGQMCGVLPTTRYQATDTEISREIRARLDSAIRTGVPPDPRTAALAALAHAVGLGKHLYPGNEGRSSRSRLRDLIRHDPMGGLVAHAVMDVQNGAAAQPRRSPAAPAGRQTGPGGRPVPEPARGVPAQPRRGPMARVVAH
- a CDS encoding D-alanyl-D-alanine carboxypeptidase gives rise to the protein MAGESPDRSKQRESSAEPTSGSAGTVPEAREAREVRDPRVAVARESGAPASEAASRGGVDTATRVFSVRELEIEDPQDARPEVEDAVPEADGAEGVDGAAESAESPSGGSGSAGADSDASESHEDAEGASEGSAGDADENGGAGDAEDSTPDTSASEELEDAAGGEVRDEVQDEVQDAEIQDEIQDEVRDAAEIQDEIQDEIRDAAEIRDEVQDEVQDEDGDAGSEAEAESDTEPEAESEVEVEDEPDVEDEPEVEDEPESEDEPESEDEPESEDEPEVDESDGEADAEPDAVDAPSAKPVPKWASGSAKDDEREETAEDGDKADHSPVDQPTAIFKAPRPKPTVDQPTTMLKLGGALKPKPDETERDEPKADEPKASGKAAERSETPPPAERTSKFVALKPLDEPRPPKASGDITAVTALVPQIGPERTTQQPLPPKPPLDLLAELTNTPPPPPTPMRTLGRRVKIWTPLVILLAIVFAVVQAVRPLPATALTLTAKDAYTFEGGKLSLPWPDEGQGWMDVDGVGTMDSFGKQTPVAIGSVAKTMTAYVVLKDHPLKTGADGPSITVDATAEKEGGYNQSGESTLDSVKEGDKLTLQQALSAIMIPSANNIARLLARWDGGTEAAFVKKMNAAAKELGMSNTTYTDPSGLKETTVSTAEDQVKLGNAVVKIPALVAITSAASWTDPSGTNWPNYNELPFKMGAIGIKTGSTTAAGGNLLFAARKEVGGETVTVVGAILGQHKPTILKTVNEVSKTALSAAEDALTSAKILKKGDVVGYVDDKLGGHTPVVVTKDVTAVGWAGLTVRLRFAADEVPHTAKAGTQVGTLTVGDGTGGAVKVPVALESDLVEPGLPDKLTRLS